The Ornithinimicrobium faecis genome includes a window with the following:
- a CDS encoding TM0106 family RecB-like putative nuclease produces MHLIDGHPRLSATDLTTHLACAHATTLDLRAARGQLEVPGAGFDEQVQMVFDQGMAHERSFLNELQERGLQVTQIPDSGSVTDREGATVKAMYAGAQVIYQAAFADDQWVGYADFLLRVERPSKLGAWSYDIADTKLARHLQTAALLQMASYAAQLERIQGVAPQQLVVVTGDGQEHPWRLVDVESYARRTRERLEEFVAQAPATRSVKVPHCARCRWRSVCEQEWVDRDDLVQVAGLRTPQRESLEAAGIRTVAALAVASDEALTGVLTAATRDRLRTQARLQVSERETGESAYELLPVRSGEGLELLPVPDTGDVYLDFEGDPFAEDGAGREYLAGVWTRDEEFLTWWAHDRAEEKELTRALLTWLDERWQQFPGMHIYHYAAYEQTALKRMAQQHGTAETELDMMLRGERFVDLYSVVRQSLQISKPSYSIKKLEAFYWDHTRTGEGDEVADALTSVVEYERWLAQGRNDPSILERLAAYNREDVRSTHALHEWLEQRRGEAESQFGVTLARLGEVERTASSDSEEMQEETVLAERLEAAGHDLLAGVVGFHRREQKQVWWDYYRTGEMSDEELIEDRGLTLGGLGEPVEVGSVARSILWRHDVPPQETSITVGTGVDDAREHTTVGTVTEIDLEAGFVVVKRAKSNGSVSPTGLVGKDALSMKELQNSLKRLAEHTLAGRDTVGAALLEGRVPVGLEPAGDETPGDVVRRVGARLDRQVLAVQGPPGSGKSFSGKALIRDLLDAGLRVGITANSHAVISHLVEGVDRPAVRRGTKAAALREQTGQVRVLPDNPAVVRAIEEGATLIAGTAWLWAREDMADSVDVLVVDEAGQFSLANALAVSQAATRGIVLLGDPQQLPQVTQGTHPHGAGISALEHLIDGADTIAADRGIFLDRTYRMHPDITRFVSDLSYASRLESVPGLERQRVDAPGELTGSGLRWVPVTHEGNVNDSPEEGAAVAALVADLLRGHWTDDKGSAHRIGLHDILVVSPYNAQVKLLEQALPDGIQVGTVDKFQGRQAPVVIFSMASSSAHDAPRGVGFLLDSHRVNVAVSRAKALAVVVGSPALLESPVSTPEQLRLVNALCRFVDLAEATVEDDRLVG; encoded by the coding sequence ATGCACCTGATCGACGGCCACCCCCGGCTCAGCGCCACGGACCTGACCACGCACCTGGCATGTGCCCACGCGACGACGCTCGACCTGCGGGCGGCGCGGGGTCAGCTCGAGGTGCCGGGGGCGGGGTTTGACGAGCAGGTGCAGATGGTCTTTGACCAGGGGATGGCGCACGAGCGCAGCTTTCTCAACGAGCTGCAGGAGCGCGGCCTGCAGGTCACCCAGATCCCCGACAGCGGGTCCGTCACCGACCGCGAGGGGGCCACGGTCAAGGCGATGTATGCCGGGGCGCAGGTGATCTATCAGGCCGCCTTCGCGGACGACCAGTGGGTGGGGTATGCCGACTTCCTGCTGCGGGTGGAGCGCCCGAGCAAGCTCGGCGCGTGGTCCTATGACATCGCCGACACCAAGCTGGCCCGGCACCTGCAGACGGCGGCCCTGCTGCAGATGGCGTCCTATGCCGCGCAACTGGAGCGGATCCAGGGTGTGGCCCCGCAGCAGCTGGTCGTGGTGACTGGCGACGGGCAGGAGCACCCGTGGCGCCTGGTGGACGTCGAGTCCTATGCGCGGCGCACGCGCGAGCGGCTCGAGGAGTTCGTGGCGCAGGCGCCGGCAACCCGCTCAGTCAAGGTGCCGCACTGTGCCCGCTGTCGTTGGCGGTCGGTCTGCGAGCAGGAGTGGGTCGACCGCGACGACCTGGTGCAGGTCGCCGGGTTGCGCACGCCCCAGCGCGAGAGCCTGGAGGCCGCGGGCATCCGCACCGTGGCCGCGCTCGCGGTCGCCAGTGACGAGGCCCTCACCGGGGTGCTGACCGCTGCCACGCGCGACCGGCTCCGCACCCAGGCCCGGCTCCAGGTGAGTGAGCGGGAGACTGGCGAGTCGGCATACGAGCTGCTCCCCGTGCGCAGTGGTGAGGGCCTCGAGCTGCTGCCCGTGCCCGACACGGGCGATGTCTATCTCGACTTCGAGGGGGACCCGTTTGCCGAGGACGGTGCCGGGCGCGAATATCTGGCCGGCGTCTGGACCCGTGACGAGGAGTTCCTCACCTGGTGGGCGCACGACCGGGCCGAGGAGAAGGAGCTGACGCGTGCACTGCTGACCTGGCTCGATGAGCGGTGGCAGCAGTTCCCGGGGATGCACATCTATCACTACGCGGCCTATGAGCAGACGGCATTGAAGAGGATGGCGCAGCAGCACGGCACAGCCGAGACCGAGCTGGACATGATGCTGCGTGGTGAGCGGTTCGTCGACCTGTATTCCGTGGTCCGGCAGAGCCTGCAGATCAGCAAGCCGAGCTATTCGATCAAGAAGCTCGAGGCGTTCTACTGGGACCACACGCGCACGGGCGAGGGCGATGAGGTCGCGGACGCGCTGACCTCGGTGGTGGAGTATGAGCGCTGGCTGGCGCAGGGCCGCAACGACCCGAGCATCCTGGAGCGGCTGGCGGCGTATAACCGCGAGGATGTGCGCTCCACCCACGCGCTGCACGAGTGGTTGGAGCAGCGGCGCGGGGAGGCGGAGTCGCAGTTCGGGGTCACCCTGGCGCGGCTGGGCGAGGTGGAGCGCACCGCCTCCAGCGACAGCGAGGAGATGCAGGAGGAGACAGTCCTGGCCGAGCGGCTCGAGGCTGCCGGGCACGACCTGCTCGCCGGGGTCGTCGGGTTCCACCGTCGGGAGCAGAAGCAGGTGTGGTGGGACTACTACCGCACGGGGGAGATGAGCGACGAGGAGCTGATCGAGGACCGCGGCCTGACCCTGGGGGGCCTGGGGGAGCCGGTCGAGGTCGGGTCCGTCGCACGATCGATCCTGTGGCGTCATGACGTCCCGCCGCAGGAGACCTCGATCACGGTGGGGACCGGAGTGGACGATGCGCGGGAGCACACGACGGTCGGCACGGTGACCGAGATCGACCTTGAGGCCGGCTTCGTGGTGGTCAAGCGGGCCAAGAGCAACGGGAGTGTGAGCCCGACCGGGCTCGTCGGCAAGGACGCGCTGTCGATGAAGGAGCTGCAGAACTCGCTGAAGCGCCTGGCCGAGCACACCCTGGCCGGCCGGGACACCGTCGGTGCGGCGCTGCTGGAGGGACGGGTGCCCGTCGGGCTCGAGCCGGCCGGTGATGAGACGCCCGGCGACGTGGTGCGCCGTGTTGGTGCGCGGTTGGACCGTCAGGTGCTGGCTGTGCAGGGTCCGCCGGGTTCGGGCAAGAGTTTTTCGGGCAAGGCACTGATCCGGGACCTGCTGGACGCCGGGCTGCGGGTCGGCATCACGGCTAACAGCCACGCCGTGATCAGCCACTTGGTCGAGGGTGTTGACCGACCCGCTGTCCGGCGCGGCACCAAGGCTGCCGCGTTGCGTGAGCAGACCGGCCAGGTGCGGGTGCTCCCCGACAATCCTGCGGTTGTCCGTGCCATCGAGGAGGGGGCCACGCTCATCGCCGGCACCGCCTGGTTGTGGGCACGGGAGGACATGGCCGACTCCGTGGACGTGCTCGTGGTGGACGAGGCGGGGCAGTTCTCTCTCGCCAACGCTCTCGCCGTCTCGCAGGCAGCGACCCGGGGCATCGTGCTGTTGGGTGACCCGCAGCAGCTGCCGCAGGTCACCCAGGGCACGCACCCGCACGGCGCGGGCATCTCGGCACTGGAGCACCTCATCGACGGCGCCGACACCATCGCGGCCGATCGTGGGATCTTCCTGGACCGCACCTATCGGATGCACCCGGACATCACCCGATTCGTGTCCGACCTGTCCTATGCCTCACGGCTGGAGTCCGTCCCCGGCCTGGAGCGGCAACGGGTCGACGCGCCCGGTGAGCTGACCGGCTCGGGGCTGCGCTGGGTGCCGGTCACCCACGAGGGCAACGTCAACGACTCTCCGGAGGAGGGCGCGGCCGTGGCGGCGCTGGTCGCGGACCTGCTCAGGGGACACTGGACCGACGACAAGGGGAGCGCCCACCGGATCGGCCTGCACGACATCCTGGTTGTCTCGCCCTACAACGCGCAGGTCAAACTGTTGGAGCAGGCCCTGCCCGACGGCATCCAGGTCGGCACCGTCGACAAGTTCCAGGGACGGCAGGCACCGGTCGTGATCTTCTCGATGGCCAGCTCCAGCGCCCACGACGCCCCACGGGGCGTCGGCTTCCTGCTCGACAGCCACCGGGTCAACGTCGCCGTGTCCCGGGCCAAGGCGCTCGCGGTCGTCGTCGGCAGCCCGGCCCTGCTCGAGTCACCGGTGAGCACGCCCGAGCAGCTCCGGCTCGTCAACGCGTTGTGCCGCTTCGTGGACCTGGCCGAGGCGACCGTCGAGGACGACCGGCTGGTCGGATGA
- a CDS encoding nitrilase-related carbon-nitrogen hydrolase, translating to MGTVRAAITQTTWTGDKDSMLDKHEQFARDAAADGAQVICFQELFYGPYFGITQDPKYYRYAESADGPIVQRFADLAKELGLVSILPIYEEEQTGVYYNTTVVVDADGSVLGKYRKHHLPHLDKFWEKFYFRPGNLGYPVFDTAVGKVGTYICYDRHFPEGWRELGLGGAHLVFNPNATKPGLSNRLWEVEGPCAAVANGYFVLQPNRVGREDNEYGDDAVDFYGTSQVIDPRGHFVGERGSADSEEVLIRDLDMDLVQQMRDDWQFYRDRRPDSYTSIAKP from the coding sequence ATGGGCACCGTGCGAGCAGCAATCACCCAGACCACCTGGACCGGGGATAAGGACTCGATGCTGGACAAGCACGAGCAGTTCGCCCGGGACGCGGCCGCAGACGGGGCCCAGGTGATCTGCTTCCAGGAGCTCTTCTACGGGCCCTACTTCGGCATCACGCAGGACCCGAAATACTACCGGTATGCCGAGTCGGCCGACGGTCCGATCGTGCAGCGGTTCGCGGACCTGGCCAAGGAGCTCGGCCTGGTCTCGATCCTCCCGATCTATGAGGAGGAGCAGACCGGTGTCTACTACAACACCACGGTGGTGGTCGACGCCGACGGGAGCGTGCTGGGCAAATACCGCAAGCACCACCTGCCGCACCTGGACAAGTTCTGGGAGAAGTTCTATTTCCGCCCCGGCAACCTGGGCTATCCGGTGTTCGACACCGCGGTCGGCAAGGTCGGCACATACATCTGCTACGACCGGCACTTCCCCGAGGGGTGGCGCGAGCTGGGGCTGGGCGGTGCGCACCTGGTGTTCAACCCCAACGCCACCAAGCCAGGGTTGAGCAACCGGCTGTGGGAGGTCGAGGGTCCGTGCGCGGCTGTCGCCAACGGCTATTTCGTCCTGCAGCCCAACCGGGTCGGCCGGGAGGACAACGAGTATGGCGACGACGCCGTCGACTTCTATGGCACCAGTCAGGTGATCGACCCGCGTGGCCACTTCGTCGGCGAGCGCGGCTCGGCCGACTCCGAGGAGGTGCTCATCCGGGACCTGGACATGGACCTGGTCCAGCAGATGCGCGACGACTGGCAGTTTTACCGGGACCGCCGTCCAGATTCCTACACCTCGATCGCCAAGCCGTGA
- the hydA gene encoding dihydropyrimidinase, translated as MTTTLIRGGTVVSSTGRTEADVLVDGEKVVAVLSPGSTVLGHDLAGSVDTVLDAAGKYVIPGGIDAHTHMQMPFGGTEASDTFETGTRAAAWGGTTTIIDFAIQRYGERVEEGLAAWHDKAGGNCAVDYGFHQIIGGVDEFSLKAMETLLDEGISSYKLFMAYPGVFYSDDAQILRAMQKAADLGLLTMMHAENGPAIDVLAEQLYNQGKTSPYYHGIARAWQMEEEATHRAIMLADVTEAPLYVVHVSAKQAVEQLAAARGRGRNVFGETCPQYLYLSLEEQLGAPGFEGAKWVCSTPLRSREEGHQAAMWQGLRTNDLQMVSTDHCPFCMKDQKELGRGDFRAIPNGIGSVEHRMNLMFQGVVTGEISLERWVELTSTTPARMFGLYGTKGLIAPGADADIVVYDPKGHTSIGLEKTHHMNMDYAAWEGFEIDGHVDTVLSRGRVIVNDGDYHGSAGHGSYLKRGLSQYLV; from the coding sequence GTGACCACCACACTCATCCGGGGCGGCACCGTCGTCTCCTCCACGGGCCGCACCGAGGCCGACGTGCTCGTTGACGGCGAGAAGGTTGTCGCCGTGCTCTCCCCAGGGTCCACCGTGCTCGGTCACGACCTCGCCGGCAGCGTCGACACGGTGCTCGACGCTGCCGGCAAATACGTCATCCCCGGCGGGATCGACGCCCACACCCACATGCAGATGCCGTTCGGTGGCACCGAGGCGTCCGACACCTTCGAGACCGGCACCCGGGCTGCTGCCTGGGGTGGAACCACCACGATCATCGACTTCGCGATCCAGCGCTATGGCGAGCGGGTCGAGGAGGGGCTGGCCGCCTGGCACGACAAAGCCGGCGGCAACTGCGCCGTCGACTACGGCTTCCACCAGATCATCGGCGGCGTCGACGAGTTCTCCCTCAAGGCCATGGAGACCCTGCTCGACGAGGGCATCAGCAGCTACAAGTTGTTCATGGCCTATCCCGGGGTCTTCTACAGCGACGACGCCCAGATCCTGCGGGCGATGCAGAAGGCCGCAGACCTGGGCCTGCTGACGATGATGCACGCGGAGAACGGGCCTGCGATCGACGTGCTGGCCGAGCAGCTCTACAACCAGGGCAAGACCTCTCCCTACTACCACGGCATCGCGCGGGCCTGGCAGATGGAGGAGGAGGCCACGCACCGGGCGATCATGCTGGCGGACGTCACCGAGGCGCCGCTGTATGTCGTGCACGTCAGCGCGAAGCAGGCCGTCGAGCAGCTCGCCGCCGCCCGCGGACGCGGCCGCAACGTCTTCGGCGAGACCTGCCCGCAATACCTCTACCTTTCCCTCGAGGAGCAGCTCGGGGCGCCGGGCTTCGAGGGCGCCAAGTGGGTGTGCTCCACGCCGCTTCGCTCGCGGGAGGAGGGCCATCAGGCGGCGATGTGGCAGGGACTGCGGACCAACGATCTGCAGATGGTCTCCACCGACCACTGCCCGTTCTGCATGAAGGACCAGAAGGAGCTCGGGCGCGGTGACTTCCGGGCGATCCCCAACGGCATCGGCTCGGTGGAGCACCGGATGAACCTGATGTTCCAGGGCGTGGTGACCGGCGAGATCAGCCTGGAGCGGTGGGTCGAGCTGACCTCCACCACGCCGGCGCGGATGTTCGGTCTGTATGGCACCAAGGGGCTCATCGCCCCCGGCGCCGACGCCGACATCGTGGTCTATGACCCGAAGGGGCACACGTCCATCGGGCTGGAGAAGACGCACCACATGAACATGGACTATGCCGCGTGGGAGGGCTTCGAGATCGACGGACATGTCGACACCGTGCTCTCCCGGGGTCGGGTGATCGTCAATGACGGGGACTATCACGGCTCGGCGGGGCACGGGAGCTATCTCAAGCGCGGCCTCAGTCAGTATCTGGTCTGA
- a CDS encoding ATP-binding protein: MTSSRDSWTVTTHDWARDVDRDHLRRVRAQADVELPGGLQHLVLEVLAYASDEAEHLGRVGRATVQRHSDGSVAVTDDGRGTDTRRDEHGQVVRKPVMATQDVRFTGDTEPVLLADGHPRRGMSSVSALCLWLRHTNHRTEGAWTQNYAHGIPEQDLTELPPSAQTGTTVHFLLDPDLEADARLDPRVLAASPWLEVTLVS, translated from the coding sequence ATGACGAGCTCGCGCGACTCGTGGACGGTCACCACGCACGACTGGGCGCGAGACGTCGACCGCGATCACCTGCGCCGGGTCCGCGCCCAAGCAGACGTGGAGCTGCCGGGTGGGCTGCAGCACCTGGTGCTCGAGGTGCTCGCCTATGCCTCGGACGAGGCCGAGCACCTGGGCCGTGTCGGGCGGGCCACCGTGCAGCGCCACTCGGACGGCTCCGTGGCGGTCACTGACGACGGTCGCGGCACGGACACCCGCCGCGACGAGCACGGGCAGGTGGTCCGCAAGCCGGTCATGGCCACCCAGGATGTGCGCTTCACCGGTGACACGGAGCCCGTGCTCCTGGCCGACGGTCACCCGCGTCGGGGCATGTCGTCGGTCTCGGCCCTCTGCCTGTGGCTGCGCCACACCAACCACCGGACCGAGGGGGCCTGGACGCAGAACTATGCACACGGCATACCGGAGCAGGACCTGACGGAGCTGCCGCCCTCGGCGCAGACCGGCACCACCGTGCACTTCCTGCTCGACCCCGACCTGGAGGCCGACGCGCGCCTGGACCCGAGGGTCCTCGCCGCGTCCCCGTGGCTGGAGGTGACCCTCGTCAGCTGA
- a CDS encoding TIGR03842 family LLM class F420-dependent oxidoreductase → MDFGAVLQTNPPSSRVVQLAQLAEHHGFSHVWTFDSHLLWQEPYVIHSAILAATRKLVVGPFVTNPLTRDWTVTASVFATLNEMYGNRTVCGIGRGDSAVRVLNGTPCTLRTLRESVHVIRELANSRSVEHEGVTLQFPWSTGSSLEVWVAAYGPKALALTGEVADGYILQLADLDITQWMITAVRDAAEAAGRDPMSIKICVAAPAYVGSDLDHQREQSRWFGGMVGNHIADLVDRYGTSGAIPQTLTDYIANRTGYDYNTHGQTDNDHVDFVPDEIVDRFCLLGTAQDHIDKLKALKDLGVDQFAAYVMHDSKEETLRQYGEIIIPALREHVVATS, encoded by the coding sequence ATGGACTTTGGAGCGGTTCTGCAGACCAACCCGCCCTCGAGCCGGGTCGTCCAGCTCGCCCAGCTGGCCGAGCACCACGGCTTCAGTCACGTGTGGACCTTCGACAGTCACCTGCTGTGGCAGGAGCCCTATGTCATCCACTCGGCGATCCTGGCGGCCACCCGCAAGCTGGTCGTGGGGCCTTTTGTCACCAACCCGCTGACCCGGGACTGGACCGTGACCGCGAGCGTCTTCGCCACCCTCAACGAGATGTATGGCAACCGCACCGTCTGCGGGATCGGGCGCGGGGACTCTGCGGTCCGGGTCCTCAACGGCACCCCGTGCACCCTGCGGACGCTGCGCGAGAGCGTCCACGTCATCCGGGAACTGGCCAACTCGCGGTCGGTGGAGCACGAGGGCGTGACGCTGCAGTTCCCCTGGTCGACCGGGTCCTCGCTCGAGGTCTGGGTCGCGGCCTACGGGCCGAAGGCGCTGGCCCTGACGGGCGAGGTGGCCGACGGCTACATCCTGCAGCTGGCCGACCTCGACATCACCCAGTGGATGATCACGGCGGTCCGCGACGCGGCCGAGGCGGCTGGTCGCGACCCGATGTCGATCAAGATCTGCGTGGCCGCCCCGGCCTACGTCGGGTCCGATCTGGACCACCAGCGCGAGCAGAGCCGCTGGTTCGGGGGCATGGTCGGCAACCACATCGCCGATCTCGTCGATCGCTATGGCACCTCAGGTGCGATCCCCCAGACGCTGACCGACTACATCGCCAACCGCACCGGGTATGACTACAACACCCACGGCCAGACGGACAACGACCACGTCGACTTCGTGCCCGACGAGATCGTCGACCGGTTCTGTCTGCTCGGCACCGCCCAGGACCACATCGACAAGCTGAAGGCGCTCAAGGACCTTGGCGTCGACCAGTTCGCGGCCTATGTGATGCACGACAGCAAGGAGGAGACGCTGCGGCAGTATGGCGAGATCATCATCCCCGCCCTGCGCGAGCACGTCGTCGCCACGTCCTGA